In Mycoplasma feriruminatoris, the sequence CAAATAACACTTACTCCAAATACGGTTTTAGAAAACAAAGTTCAAACTAAATATAACGAAAGCGGTAATGAAATAACACAAATTGGTTATGAATTGGAAACAATAGTAAAAAATATTAAATTAACAAGAGTTAATAAAAGTACAATAAAAGTACCTTTGCATTTACCATTAAAAATCAACTCTTTAAATGAATCATTCAAGGATTTAGAATCAACTAAAATAGATAATTTAAATAAATGAGATACAAAAAATATAAAATTTTTAACAAAAACTTTTGAAAATGCTAAAAATTTTGACCAAAGTCTTAATTCTTGAAACGTTTCTAATGTTATTGATATGACCGAAGCTTTTGCTGGGGCTTTAAAATTTAATCAAAATCTAAATTCTTGAGATATATCCAATGTTACAACAATGAAAGGTGTTTTTTGAGAGGCAGAAAGTTTTAATGGAAACGTTTCTGACTGAAATACAAAAAATGTAGAAGATATGGAAGTTATGTTTTCAGGTGCTAAGAAATTTAACCAGGATTTATCAAGATGAGATGTATCAAAAGTTGAGAATATGAAAGGTATGTTTAGTAAAACAGATACATTTAATAGTAATATATCAAATTGAAATACACAAAAAGTGGCATCTATGGAGCAAATGTTTGAAAATGCAAAAGCATTTAACCAAGATTTAACTAATTGAAATGTTAAAAAAGTAAATCATGCAGAAAAATTTGCAAATGGTGGCGAAAAGAATTTTACTGAAAAACATCAACCTAAATTTGAATCTCATACTGCAAAATAAGACAATATAAATATTATTTTAATTACTAATGTAATTTTTTATCACAATACTATTTTTTATTTAATAAATCACTAAAAATGAAACTTATAAGCAACAAAATAAGTTTCATTTTTTAATTTTTAAATAGTGTAAAATATAAATAGTATAAGAAAGTTGGTGTAAAAATGCTAGTGTCTTTTATAATTGCTTCACAAGCACATTTAGATAGATTAAAAACAACTATTGATTCTATAAAACATCAAACTAATAGCTCACACCAGACTATTATTATAAGTGATTCTAAAAACATAGATAGTACTAAAAGACAATATATAAAAGAGATTTTTGATAATTCAACTAACATTATTTTAAGTGAAAATAATATTCCACAAGATACAGCTAGTGATTGAAATTTAGCAATGAAACTAGTTTCATCAAAATATGTTGTTTTTGTAAAAGAAGGAGATTTTTTATATCCTAATTTTGTTGAAGAAATTCAAAAAGTATCAGACAAACATAATCCTGATTTAATTGAATTTAATCAAAACTATAATGGTTTAATTGAAGACCAAATTTCATATAACTTATTAGAAGGTAATAAATTATATGATTTAAATAAAGATTATGAAGTTTTTGCTTATATTCAAAGACTTATTTATACTAAAGTTTTTAAAGTAGATATTATTAGACAAAATAATTTAACTTTTAGAAGAAAAGTAAGATTTGATCTTTTATTTACTTATAAATTCTTATCTAATTCTAATACTTGTTATATTCTTGATGATCATTTATCATTACATAGAATTTCAGTAATGAAATATTCAGCTTTTGATTTATTAAGACAATGACCACATATTATTAATCACTTTAGACAAATTAATAAATATAAGTTTTTAAGTGATCAATTAACTTATGCTCATTATTATCAAACTTGTTATAAGTTTTTAGATTTAATTGAAAAATATAACAACCCTGTTTTATATAAAAAAGCCTTGAATTTTGTTGAAAACAAAGTGCAAAATAAAGTAAATAAATTTGTTAATAAAAATAAAGTCTTTTTAGAAAATAAAGACTTAGGATTTAATCAAAGAATGAATGATTTTGAGCGTTTTATATACAGTGAACTTAAAAAAGTAAGATAATGAATAACTTTTTAATTACTAGTAAAACAACTGAATTTAAACTAGAAAATAATAACTTTAAATTAGCTAGTTTATGAAAAGTTTTTTTTGCTAGACTTTTTGATTTATTAATTTGCTCAATTCCACTAATTATAATGTCAATATTTTGAAAAACTAAAACTGGTGATATTATAAGTTTGATCACTAAGTATTTAGTGTCTTTTTTATGGTCTTTTTTTTACTTTATTGTTTTAAGTTATTTGTTAAAAGGTAATAGTGTTTGTAAAAAACTTTTTAAAATTGAATTAAAAAGTTTAACTAGTAATAAGATCAAATTTAAACAAGTTTTAATTAGAGAAATTTGATTTATTTTTATACCTTTATTTATCGGATTTATTTTTACTTTAATATTTGCTTTTTTACTGCCAACTAGTTATTTAAAATCTCAAGCTTGAAGAATTTCTTTATCTTTAATTGTTTATCAAATTGGATTAGTTATAGTTTTATTTTGATTTTTAGGATTAATGATTTCAATTAGACTACAAACTAATCATCAATCTTTTATTGATATAAAACTAAAATTATTAGTAGTTGAAAAACAAAAAATAATAGAAAATAAACAAGATAATTCAAATCATATTTTAACTAGAAATGATAAACACATTTCTTTAAATGAACAACCAGGTAACTTTGATTTAGAATTTATAGATGAGTTAAAACAAAACTTAGATAATGATAATTTAGATGATAATAAATAGAATAGATTGGTGAAAAAATGTCAGTAGATAATTTGTTAGATTTATTAAATCCTCAACAACTAGCAGCAGTCTTAAATATAGATAAACCAGTAAGAATTATTGCTGGAGCTGGTAGTGGAAAAACTAGAGTAATTACAACTAAAATTGCTTATTTGATTGAAAAACAACATATAGATCCAAGTAGAATCTTAGCTGTAACTTTTACAAATAAAGCTGCTAAAGAAATGAAAGAGCGTGTTTTACAAATCACAAATAATGAAAATAAATCTCCTTTTATTTCTACTTTTCATGCTTGATGTTCTAAAGTTTTAAGAATTGATGGAAAACATATTGGGTTAAAAGATAAGTTTTTAATTATTGATAGTGATGATCAAAAAAGAATAATTAAAAATGCTATAAAAGAATCAAATATAGAATTAAGTGAAAATGATAAAAAGACTTTTGATAAAAAAATTCTTTATAAAATTAAACAATGAAAAGAAGAATCAGTAGATCCAAGTGAAGCAATTTTAAGTGCTACAAATCAGTTTGATAAAAACTTTGCAACTATTTATAGATTGTATCAAAATACACTTTTAGAAAATAATTCTATTGATTTTGATGATTTACAAATTTATGTTTATCAATTATTTAAAAACAATGAAGATATTTTAAATAAATGAAAAAACAGCTATGATTACGTACTAGTTGATGAGTTTCAAGATACTAATGATATTCAATTTAGTTTAATTAAATTTTTAACAATTAATACTAATCATTTAACTGTAGTTGGTGATCCAGATCAAACTATTTATTCTTGAAGAGGAGCTAAATTAGATATTATTTTAAACTTTAATAAAACATATACTAATGCTATTAGTATTGTTTTAAATCAAAATTATAGATCAACAAAACAAATTCTAGATATTTCAAATAGCTTTATTAAAAACAACAAGCATAGAGAACAAAAAGAGATTTTTACAAACAATAAATCAGGTAAAAAAGTTGTTTTAAAAGAATGCAAAACTAGAGTTAGTGAAGCTAGTTATGTTGCATCTAAAATTAAAGAACTAATAAAACAAGGTTATCATTATAAAGATATTTTTATTCTATATAGAATGAATGCTTGATCTCAAGATTTTGAAAAAGAACTAACTAATAAAAAAATCCCTTTTCAATTAATTGGTGGAATTAAGTTTAGAGAAAGAAAAGTAATTAAAGATGCTATGGCGTTTTTAAAAATGATATCTATTAAAGATAAACTATCTTGCCAAAGGGTTTTAAGTTTATTACCAAAAATTGGAAATATGACAATTGAAAAAATTATTAATTTTGCAACTGTAAATGAACTAAGCATTTTTGATTTAATTACAAATGAAAATAAAGATTTATTACATACAATTACTAAAAATTTAGATGAACTAGTTGAGGTGTTTAAAAAAGCTCATGAGTTGTATTTAGATAATACAAACATTGAAGAAATTTTAAAATATTTATTGACTCAATCAGGATATGAAGATAAATTAAAAATTAAAAATCAGCAAGATGATTTAGATAATATTAATGCTTTATATGATCAATTAAAAAGATTTGATGATGAATTTGATCCTAAATATTATGGTGAAGAAAATAAATTAATTGCTTTTTTACAAGAAGAAGCTTTAACTAGTGATATTGATGAAGCTGAACAAATTGATAAAGTTTCTTTATTAACTATACATGCTGCAAAAGGATTAGAAAATAAAGTTGTGTTTATTGTTGGATTAAATAAAGATATTTTTCCATCAAGATTATCAGAAACAAAAATTAATGAATTAGAAGAAGAAAGACGAGCTTTATATGTTGCTTTAACTAGAGCAAAAGAAGAACTATTTTTAACTTATGTTAAAGGTGATTATTCATACATTAGTCAATCTGAATTAAAACCAAGTAAGTTTATAAATGAACTTGATAAAGATTTATATGATTTTGAATCTAGTTTTTTAGATGATCAAATTCATGATTCAAATTCTTATACTTATACACCAAGTAGAATTAATGACACTTTAAAACAACATAATTTATATAATGTTGGAGATCAAGTAGTTCACACATTATTTGGTAAAGGAATAGTAACTAAAATCATAAATGATCAACTACAAATTTCTTTTAATGATTCTAGTTATGGAGTTATGATGATAGCGGCCAATAATTCGGCATTAAGTAAGTTATAATATTTTGATATGGTATAAATAAGAATGGTATAATATTATTGTTAAATTTTAGGAGGATAAAAATAATGGCAAAGTTTTCAGCTATTATTACAGACAAAGTAGGTTTACATGCTAGACCAGCTTCAGTTTTAGCTAAAGAAGCTTCAAAATTTAGTTCACACATTACAATTATGGCTGGTGAAAAACAAGGTAATTTAAAATCAATTATGAACGTAATGGCAATGGCTATTAAAACTGGAACTGAAGTAACTATTCAAGCTGATGGAAATGATGAAGAACAAGCTATTCAAGCAATCAAACAAACCATGATTGACACAGCTTTAATTCAAGGATAATTTAATTTAAAAACAACCATCAAGGTTGTTTTCTTTATTAATAGAAACTGTTTTATTATGATTAAAAAATTTAGTATTAAAGAAACTAATGTCGATCAAAAATTTCCATTTGATTTTAAATTTTATAAACCTAAAATTGAAGGTATGATTATTTTATTTTCACTAGTAGTTTTACCTTTAATTACTGTAATTTTTTTAAATGTTTTTAAAAAACAATTAAATTTAAGTGATGATAGAATTGGACTAATTTTTCAACTTTCAAGTATTGTATTTACTATTACTGGTGGATTAATTTTTTGAACAAGAAACCCATTGAGTTTTTGAAAATCTGGAGTAGGAATTTTATTTGCCTTTCCAATATTTTTACAATTATTTGGGATATTTTTTGCTTTATTAGCTAATTCATTTAATGTCTTAAAAGGTAATGGTATTTGATCTAATGTCTATAATTCTTTAATTCAGATTATTGCTGAAATTTTAGTAATTATTTTTGCTTTTAAAAAGATTGAAAATTTAAAAAACAAAGTTAAGCAAACCTTAAAAGAAAATAAAAGATTTTTAATACCAGTAGCATTAGTATTTGCACTAATTGCTTTTATTGTTGGTAATACTTTATATGGAATTATTGTTTCTAAATTAGGTTTAAATCTAGGTGAATCAGAAAATCAAAAAGGATTAGTGTCTCCATTTCAAAGTGAAGGTATTGGTAAATATGTTTATATGGTTTTATTTATCATTTTAACTGTATTTGTTGCTCCTTTATGTGAAGAAATAATAGCAAGACAAGCACTATTTACAGGTGTTTCAAATAAATTTTTATCAATTATTACTTCTAGTTTATATTTTGGAATTTTACATATTTCAAGTGGTGATGTTTATAACATGACTCCATACGTTTTAGGTGGGTTATTCTTTTCACTAGCTTTTAGTTTTTCTAAAGGTAATTTAACTTATTCGTGATTTTCACATTCAATTTATAATTCAATTACTGTAGTTATACTTATTGCTAATTTATACATAAAATAATATGAACAAATTTGTTGTTAATAAAAATGACGAAAATCAAAGTTTGTTTAAGTTTTTAAAAAAGACTTTTAAAACTACTCCTATATGTGTGATTTATAAATGAATT encodes:
- a CDS encoding HPr family phosphocarrier protein → MAKFSAIITDKVGLHARPASVLAKEASKFSSHITIMAGEKQGNLKSIMNVMAMAIKTGTEVTIQADGNDEEQAIQAIKQTMIDTALIQG
- a CDS encoding CPBP family intramembrane glutamic endopeptidase encodes the protein MIKKFSIKETNVDQKFPFDFKFYKPKIEGMIILFSLVVLPLITVIFLNVFKKQLNLSDDRIGLIFQLSSIVFTITGGLIFWTRNPLSFWKSGVGILFAFPIFLQLFGIFFALLANSFNVLKGNGIWSNVYNSLIQIIAEILVIIFAFKKIENLKNKVKQTLKENKRFLIPVALVFALIAFIVGNTLYGIIVSKLGLNLGESENQKGLVSPFQSEGIGKYVYMVLFIILTVFVAPLCEEIIARQALFTGVSNKFLSIITSSLYFGILHISSGDVYNMTPYVLGGLFFSLAFSFSKGNLTYSWFSHSIYNSITVVILIANLYIK
- a CDS encoding BspA family leucine-rich repeat surface protein, translated to MKHLLKIISSLTILSTGVLAVSCARKVDSNKDIKNNISKDNKDKNKKPENMSKDAPEALPKIEIPEYEKKAAIDTLRKVFKQQEDAFGTFHTYQDVVDQLKVYLGDYNVKHLEYLKLADESEKNINLKMDNEHKAINNIKLDYFGKQITLTPNTVLENKVQTKYNESGNEITQIGYELETIVKNIKLTRVNKSTIKVPLHLPLKINSLNESFKDLESTKIDNLNKWDTKNIKFLTKTFENAKNFDQSLNSWNVSNVIDMTEAFAGALKFNQNLNSWDISNVTTMKGVFWEAESFNGNVSDWNTKNVEDMEVMFSGAKKFNQDLSRWDVSKVENMKGMFSKTDTFNSNISNWNTQKVASMEQMFENAKAFNQDLTNWNVKKVNHAEKFANGGEKNFTEKHQPKFESHTAK
- a CDS encoding ATP-dependent helicase → MSVDNLLDLLNPQQLAAVLNIDKPVRIIAGAGSGKTRVITTKIAYLIEKQHIDPSRILAVTFTNKAAKEMKERVLQITNNENKSPFISTFHAWCSKVLRIDGKHIGLKDKFLIIDSDDQKRIIKNAIKESNIELSENDKKTFDKKILYKIKQWKEESVDPSEAILSATNQFDKNFATIYRLYQNTLLENNSIDFDDLQIYVYQLFKNNEDILNKWKNSYDYVLVDEFQDTNDIQFSLIKFLTINTNHLTVVGDPDQTIYSWRGAKLDIILNFNKTYTNAISIVLNQNYRSTKQILDISNSFIKNNKHREQKEIFTNNKSGKKVVLKECKTRVSEASYVASKIKELIKQGYHYKDIFILYRMNAWSQDFEKELTNKKIPFQLIGGIKFRERKVIKDAMAFLKMISIKDKLSCQRVLSLLPKIGNMTIEKIINFATVNELSIFDLITNENKDLLHTITKNLDELVEVFKKAHELYLDNTNIEEILKYLLTQSGYEDKLKIKNQQDDLDNINALYDQLKRFDDEFDPKYYGEENKLIAFLQEEALTSDIDEAEQIDKVSLLTIHAAKGLENKVVFIVGLNKDIFPSRLSETKINELEEERRALYVALTRAKEELFLTYVKGDYSYISQSELKPSKFINELDKDLYDFESSFLDDQIHDSNSYTYTPSRINDTLKQHNLYNVGDQVVHTLFGKGIVTKIINDQLQISFNDSSYGVMMIAANNSALSKL
- a CDS encoding glycosyltransferase family A protein, producing the protein MLVSFIIASQAHLDRLKTTIDSIKHQTNSSHQTIIISDSKNIDSTKRQYIKEIFDNSTNIILSENNIPQDTASDWNLAMKLVSSKYVVFVKEGDFLYPNFVEEIQKVSDKHNPDLIEFNQNYNGLIEDQISYNLLEGNKLYDLNKDYEVFAYIQRLIYTKVFKVDIIRQNNLTFRRKVRFDLLFTYKFLSNSNTCYILDDHLSLHRISVMKYSAFDLLRQWPHIINHFRQINKYKFLSDQLTYAHYYQTCYKFLDLIEKYNNPVLYKKALNFVENKVQNKVNKFVNKNKVFLENKDLGFNQRMNDFERFIYSELKKVR
- a CDS encoding RDD family protein, with product MNNFLITSKTTEFKLENNNFKLASLWKVFFARLFDLLICSIPLIIMSIFWKTKTGDIISLITKYLVSFLWSFFYFIVLSYLLKGNSVCKKLFKIELKSLTSNKIKFKQVLIREIWFIFIPLFIGFIFTLIFAFLLPTSYLKSQAWRISLSLIVYQIGLVIVLFWFLGLMISIRLQTNHQSFIDIKLKLLVVEKQKIIENKQDNSNHILTRNDKHISLNEQPGNFDLEFIDELKQNLDNDNLDDNK